In Streptococcus parasuis, the following proteins share a genomic window:
- a CDS encoding DEAD/DEAH box helicase: MYYFCFILLYHGRLFTKYQLTSEERERAKTISSVVGKNSCFRCGTSFEEENKLPNAAYYCRACLLLGRVRTDEKLYYFPQKDFSMNACLLWKGALTDWQQRISDGLVANVEKRQATLVHAVTGAGKTEMMYHAVASVINKGGAVCLASPRIDVCIELYKRLQNDFSVPISLLHGESDPYFRTPLVVATTHQLLKFYQAFDLVLIDEVDAFPYADNPILYQAADNAVKVDGVLVFLTATSTDELDKKVKSGKLQKLSLPRRFHGNPLVVPQKVWFSKFDTYLKKNKLVPKLRNAIQKQRETGYPLLIFVPEISKGLEFTSIMEQIFPEETIGFVSSQTDNRLEIVEGFRNKEITILISTTILERGVTFPGVDVIVVQANHYLYTSSSLVQISGRVGRSMDRPTGLLLFFHEGSTRSIEKAIAEIKQMNKEAGYV, from the coding sequence ATGTACTATTTTTGTTTCATTTTACTATACCATGGAAGACTTTTTACTAAATACCAATTAACGTCAGAAGAAAGAGAAAGAGCAAAAACAATTTCCAGTGTAGTAGGAAAGAATTCTTGTTTCCGATGCGGTACATCGTTTGAGGAAGAAAACAAGCTGCCAAATGCTGCGTATTATTGTCGGGCTTGTCTCCTTTTGGGGAGAGTTCGAACAGATGAGAAACTCTACTATTTTCCACAGAAAGATTTTTCAATGAATGCTTGTCTTCTATGGAAGGGGGCGCTGACCGATTGGCAACAACGAATATCAGATGGATTAGTTGCGAATGTGGAAAAACGACAAGCAACGCTTGTTCATGCTGTAACAGGTGCGGGCAAAACGGAAATGATGTACCATGCTGTTGCATCAGTAATTAATAAAGGAGGTGCTGTATGTCTAGCCAGTCCAAGAATTGATGTTTGTATTGAACTCTACAAGCGACTACAAAATGATTTTTCGGTCCCAATTAGTCTGCTACATGGGGAATCAGACCCATATTTCAGAACGCCACTCGTTGTTGCGACCACTCATCAGTTGTTAAAGTTCTACCAGGCATTTGATTTGGTCTTGATCGATGAAGTAGATGCTTTCCCCTATGCAGACAACCCTATATTATATCAAGCAGCAGATAATGCAGTTAAAGTAGACGGAGTTTTAGTATTTTTAACAGCAACCTCTACGGATGAATTAGATAAAAAAGTCAAATCAGGCAAATTACAAAAACTCAGTCTCCCTAGACGTTTTCATGGAAATCCGCTTGTGGTTCCGCAAAAGGTCTGGTTTTCCAAATTCGATACATATTTGAAGAAAAACAAATTAGTTCCAAAACTCAGAAATGCCATTCAAAAGCAAAGAGAAACAGGCTATCCATTACTTATTTTTGTACCAGAAATTTCGAAAGGATTGGAATTTACAAGTATAATGGAACAAATCTTTCCAGAAGAAACAATTGGTTTTGTATCGAGTCAGACAGACAATAGGCTTGAAATAGTGGAAGGATTTCGCAACAAAGAAATTACAATTTTAATTTCTACTACAATCTTAGAGCGAGGTGTAACATTCCCAGGAGTAGATGTCATTGTCGTTCAAGCCAATCACTACTTATACACCTCATCTAGTCTTGTGCAAATTTCAGGTCGCGTCGGAAGAAGTATGGACCGCCCGACGGGCTTGCTTCTGTTTTTTCATGAAGGAAGTACGCGATCAATTGAAAAGGCAATTGCAGAAATTAAACAAATGAATAAGGAGGCAGGTTATGTCTAG
- a CDS encoding ComF family protein, which translates to MSSCLLCSQNLKNQIKFSEIFIFGRKKSGICSDCSTSFKAISEKHCPYCYKNGIIERCTDCQYWLSKGMSVSHTALFKYNKAMANYFSKYKFQGDYILRNVFAKEINIALSQFPGYTIVPIPISENRKEERGFNQVEGLLAAANISFELLLGKQDSKKQSSQNRKERLEMHQQFFLQDEKNIPDKILLIDDIYTTGSTLQSAKQTIMKTGKKEIKTFSLAR; encoded by the coding sequence ATGTCTAGTTGTTTGCTCTGTTCCCAGAACCTGAAAAACCAGATAAAATTTTCGGAGATATTCATTTTTGGTAGAAAAAAATCAGGTATCTGCTCAGATTGTTCAACTTCTTTTAAAGCAATATCGGAAAAACATTGTCCGTATTGCTATAAAAATGGAATTATCGAACGTTGCACGGATTGTCAGTATTGGTTAAGTAAGGGAATGTCGGTTTCCCATACTGCATTATTCAAATACAATAAAGCAATGGCAAATTATTTTAGTAAATACAAATTTCAGGGGGACTATATTTTAAGAAATGTTTTTGCAAAAGAGATTAATATAGCACTAAGTCAATTCCCTGGTTATACAATTGTTCCAATTCCAATTAGTGAAAATCGAAAAGAAGAACGTGGTTTCAATCAAGTAGAAGGGTTATTGGCCGCAGCTAATATATCCTTTGAATTACTTTTGGGAAAACAGGATAGTAAAAAACAATCATCGCAAAATAGGAAGGAGCGTTTAGAGATGCACCAACAGTTTTTTCTCCAAGATGAAAAAAATATCCCTGACAAAATTTTATTGATTGATGATATATACACAACAGGCTCAACATTACAATCAGCAAAACAGACGATTATGAAAACAGGAAAGAAAGAAATCAAGACATTTTCACTAGCAAGGTGA
- the hpf gene encoding ribosome hibernation-promoting factor, HPF/YfiA family, which translates to MIKFSIRGENLEVTDALRTYVEEKVAKIEKYFTEEQELNAKVNLKVYRDKRSKVEVTIPLGGITLRAEDISQDMYGSIDLVVDKIERQIRRNKTKIERKHRQKVATGQVFTDELVEQVEDEVKVVRTKQVDLKPMDMEEAILQLELLGHDFFIYTDANDGTTNVLYKREDGNLGLLEVR; encoded by the coding sequence ATGATTAAATTCAGTATTCGTGGAGAAAACCTTGAAGTGACAGATGCTCTTCGTACTTATGTTGAAGAAAAAGTTGCAAAAATTGAAAAGTATTTCACTGAAGAGCAAGAATTGAATGCGAAAGTAAATCTCAAAGTGTACAGAGATAAACGTTCAAAAGTTGAGGTGACTATTCCCCTCGGAGGTATTACACTAAGAGCAGAAGATATTTCTCAAGATATGTATGGTTCAATTGATTTAGTGGTTGACAAAATTGAACGTCAAATCCGTCGCAATAAAACAAAAATTGAAAGAAAACATCGACAAAAAGTGGCAACTGGTCAAGTCTTTACAGATGAATTAGTAGAACAAGTAGAAGATGAAGTAAAAGTTGTTCGTACAAAGCAAGTTGATTTGAAACCAATGGATATGGAAGAAGCAATCTTGCAACTTGAGTTACTCGGTCATGATTTCTTTATCTATACAGATGCAAATGACGGAACAACTAATGTATTGTATAAACGTGAAGATGGTAATTTAGGACTACTTGAAGTTCGCTAA